GTGATCGGCCGATGGCTCTTGATGACGCGGCCACCCGACGAGGGATAGAGCGTCTGCCAGTCCGGGCCTTCCTGGAATTCGGTCGCCAGGATGGTCGTGCTGTGGCTGTTGATCCAATCGGGATTCACCAGCCGGTTGCGACGGGGCGTGCTCGTCGCGAACTTGTTGCGCGGGAAGATCGCCGCGTTCCCGGCGAAGGCCATCCGCTTGAGCTGACGATCCTCGGGCTCGGGCGAACCGATGGAGCCGCCAAGGTCGTTGACCTGGCCGTTCTCCCAATCATCGAACTTCGGCCCGGGGTTGGTTGCCGGAGCGCCACCGTTGAGCGCCGCGGGCGATGCAAAAGCATCCTGCGGCAAGTTGCCACCCTCGAACAGCGCCCACGACCAGTGGATGTAGCCATTGGCGGGAACGGGATTGCTGTCGAGCTGGTCCTTGACCTCCCAGTCTTCACCATCCCGGTCCTTGCCGTAGACGTACGCGGGTGGGAAGGTCTTGTTATCAACGGTGTAGGTCGTCACGCCTTGGCCGACCGCCCGAAGCTGAGCGGCTGCCTTGATCTGCTGGGCGGCGGCCCGAGCCTTGCCCAGGCTGGGCAGCAGGATGCCGATGAGCAGCGCAATGATCGCGATGACCACCAGCAACTCGATGAGTGTGAAGGCACGGCTCTTTGCCGTAGCCGAAAGGGCGCCTGGGGCCATTCGTGTCGTCCGATCCATGGGCGTCGTCCCCCGAGCTCGTTCGTGGCTTGAAGTCGTGATCCGTCCGACCCGCGCCGGACCAGAAGAGATCTGCGCCGAATTGGTGTCCGGCATGGCCTGGATAGCAAGGGGGCGCGATATGCGCAGAAAGTGCCGGCCTCATGCACGCATGTTGCTTCTTGCGCGCACCTAACCGAATACCGGCCTCAAAGAGGCTGGTATCAACGATTGTTTAGAACTTCTTAATGAATCGGGTCGAGCCCGGCTTGCGCACACTTAGCGCAATCACCACACATTCGAGGGAACCAAAGACGCGGAACCAACGATGCAAAGCCGACCGTGGCCGCCCTACTCGCAGCCGGCGTCGAACTCGTTCTGGAACACGAGGAAGTCGAAGATCGTCAACTCGCCGTCGCCGTCGAAGTCGGCCGCGAGATCACCCGCGTCAAAGAGGTTTTGGAAGCCCAGGAAGTCGAAGATGGTCAGGGAGCCGTCGCCGTCGATGTCGACGCGGCAGCCGCCGCCGCACGTCCAAAGGGCAATGTTGCGTGCATCTTCGAAGCCGGCGAACGAGAACCCGCCGGTGACGACCAGCGACGTGCCCATACCGAATTCGTCGTATGCCGCCATCGCCGCGATTCCTGGCACCGCGCCGCCCGAGACCCCGTCGCCCACGGTCCGCCACCCGGCACCGTCCCAAGAGGCAAAGCCGAAGACCGCCTCGCTGCCCGAGAGTACGAAGCTGCCGCCGGCGTAGAGCTTCTGGCCATTGCCAACGTCTTCGACGAGTAGCGCCGTCACGGTATTGTCGAATCCGTCGCCCACGGGTGCGAACGCAGAACCATCCCATCGGGCGATTGATGCAGCACCGACGCCGCCGGCTTGCGCAAAGTTGCCTCCGACGACGAGTTCATCGCCATCGCCGAAGTCATGCACCGCCATGGCATTGCCGCGCGGATTGTCACCGCCGCTCAGCCCGCCGCCGACCGCTTCGAACGCCGAGCCGTTCCATCGAGCCAGGTTCGCTCCACCGCCAGTCGGCAGGGTGAAGCGGCCGGCGATGTAGAGCGAAGGGCCGGAGCCATCGTCGTAGATCATGAAATCGTTGACCGAGCCGAGGACCCCGTCGCCGAAGCCTCGCCACTCGTTACCGTCCCACGCCGCCACGCCCGGGCTGAACACCGCACCTCCGCCGGCGGCCGAGAACGTACCGCCCACGAACAACAGTTCCTCGCCCTCGAACTCGAGCGTGCGCAAGCCCAGCACCTGACCGTTCACGCCGCCATTGAGTGAATCCCAGAAGCCGCCCTCTGGCGAGACCTCGAAGCGGGCGATGCCGCTCACCGGCTCGCCATCGGCAAATGCGAATCCGCCGCCGGCGACGAAGTCGCCTCGGAAGTTGGTCGCTACGTTGGCGCCCAGGACGCTGCCGCTGGCGCTCGTCAGCCCGCTGGTTCCAAAGGTGCGCCATCCGTCGCCGGGGTTCCATCGCGCATTGCCGTTCGCCGAGATGCCGCCCACCGAGGCGAATCGACCGCTGATCACGATCTCGGGCCCATCGCCCAGGTCGGCGATCGCCAGACCCTTACGCAGGCTCGCGACGTCGACGCCCGGCTGGCCGATGGATCGGTCCCAGTCTGGCGTGCATTGACCACGCACCGGACCTGAGAGCACGGCAACACCGACCGCAGTCCACGCCGAAATCAGCTTCACCATCGCACGAGCCTCCATGAGCATCCGGCCAGGACGTGCCCATCGGGGGATACAGTCGGGATAGCACGCCTGTTTCGGGGCTTGCCCGGGAGGCCCGCGATGGATCAGCCCAAGCCCACGCCCCAGCACGCATGGCTCTCGAAACTCGTCGGCACGTGGACATACACCGGCCGCGGCGACATGGGCCCCGACCAGCCACCGCACGAGTTCTCGGGCACGGAAGTTGTTCGCTCGATGGGCGGCCTGTGGATCGTGTGCGAGGGCGCCATCTCTATGCCGGACGGCAGCGAGGGCCAGACGCTCATGACCCTGGGCTATGACCCGCTGGCCAGCCGCTTCGTCGGTTCGTGGCTTGGCTCGATGATGACCTTCATGTTTCGATATGACGGAGCCCTGGACGAAGGTGGCACCGTGTTGACTCTCGACACGATGGGACCGTCGATGGACCCCGATGCCGCCCTGGGCACCATGGCCCGCTTCCAGGACATCATCGAGCAGGTGAGCGATACGCACCGCATCCTGCGATCACGCACGGTGCACGACGATGGGTCCCGCACCCAGTTCATGGAAGCGCACTACCACCGCGGGTAGGCCGTCACGTGCGCGCGGCGACGGGCGTGTGCGATGGCTTTGCCTCAATCTGAGAAGATGTGTCGGCCTGTTCCTCGCCCGAGGGCGTGGCGCTCTGCGGAGACCGCGCCGGCTTACGACCGATTGCGATGACGCTCAGCCCGGGCAAGCTGTCGATATTCTCGACGAGCTTGGCCACCGGCAGCATTCGATGGAAGAGCTTCACTTGACCCGGCGAAAGCTGCTTGCGGCCCATCTTGGCGCTTGCCCACCAGCCCAGCACGCCCAGGCGATTGAACTGCTGCGTCTGCACGACTTCGAAGCCAGCCTCCTTCAGCCGCTCGCTCAGGGAGGCCCGCGTGTAGCGGCGCAGGTGGCCCAGCCGACGGTCGTACTCGGAGAACAGCCAGTCGTGCGCTGGCGCGAGCACGATCGCGTGCCCGCCGGGCGACAGCACGTCGTAGTAACGCTTCAGCATCGCCAGGTCATCGCCCACGTGCTCTACCACGTTGATCGCAAGCACCGTATCGGGCTGCTCCTGCGCAATGACGTCCCGTGCCTCGGGCTCGGCCAGATCGATGCGTGATGCGCGGACGTTCTCGAGGTGCGCGTAGCGGCGGCCGGCGATCTCGGCGTAGTACGGATCCAGATCCGTGCAGATCAGGCGCTGCCGATCGAGCAACTGCTCGGTGAAGTTTCCGATTCCGCAACCGGCCTCCAGCACACGGGAGCCGACATATGACTCGAACCGGGACATGAGCCAGCGGTTGTAGCTGCGGGCCCGGCGGACGCTCTCGAGCATGTAGTAGCCGTCGTGGGTGGTGAATCGCTTGTCGAAGAAGCGGAACTTGAAGAGCAGCCACAGCGCCTGCACGCCGTCCTTCCAGGTGATGTTCTTGCCCTCGGCATAGCTGCGGCCGTGGTAGCTGATCGGCACCTCGTAAATGCGCGCATTCCACTGGGCGAGTCGCGTGGTCAGTTCGGGCTCGATGCCGAACCGATCGCTCTTGAGAGGAATCTGCTTCAGGATGTCGGTTCGAACCGCCTTGTAGCAGGTCTCCATGTCGGTCAAGTTGATATCGTTGAGCGCATTGGTCACCGTCGTCAGAAAGCGATTGGCCACGCTGTGCCAGAAGAGGAGCACCCGCCGCTGCTCGCTGGCGGCAAAGCGTGATCCAAAGACCGCGTCGGCGTTGCCTTCCAGGATCGGACGCAACATCCGCGGATAATCCGCGGGGTCGTACTCCAGGTCGCTGTCCTGCACGATAGCGATGTCGCCGGTGCATTCCTCGATCGCGCGGCGGATGGCGGCGCCCTTGCCATAGTTGCGATGCTGGTGGAATACGCGGATGCGCGCATCCTGCTCGGCCAGTTCGGCCAGGATCTCACGGGAACGATCCTGGCTGCCGTCATCCACGGCGACGAGTTCGATCTTCAGGCCAAGATCATCGATCGGCGCCGAAAGCACGCGCGCCACGATCGTCCGGAGCGTTCGCGCCTCGTTGTAGACGGGCATCAAGACGCTCAACGTCCGGTAGCGAGGGGGAGATTCCGACGCATGCGTGCTGCCTGTCATGGGCGCCTCCGATTCGACGTACGACCCGCCAGCCCATCGGCCCGCGGCCGCTCCCGTCGCCACAATCCCCCTCAGCCCCGCCCTGCGACCTTGGCCCAGGTGTCCTTCAGCGTGACCGTACGATTGAACACGGGCCGGTCGGCGGTCGACGTGCGATCGAGGCAGAAATACCCCAGCCGCTCGAACTGGAACCGCTCGACGCCGTCCTCGAACGAGCCCGTACCCGAGGCCCGCTCCCCGTCGGTCGTCGGCCAGTGCGGCTCGAGCATCGCCGCTTCCACGATCCGCAGCGAATCGGGGTTGACGTGCTGGAGGAAGTTCCAGTCCTCGCCCGCGTCCTTGGGCCGGCGGTCGGGTTGCTCCACGGTAAAGAGACGGTCAAACAGATGAACTCGGGCGGACACCGCATGCTCGGCGCTCACCCAATGCAGCGTGCCCTTCACCTTCCTCACGTTGCCCTCGGCGTCGGGCGGCGGCGAATCACCCCCACGCGTCTGCGGGTCGTAGGTGCACACCAATTCGGTCACGCGGCCATCGGTCTTGACGACGTCCACGCACGTGATCCAATAGCCGTACCGCAGCCGCACCTCTCGCCCCGGCGCAAGCCGGAAGAACTTCTTCGGAGCGTCTTCCATGAAGTCGTCCCGCTCGATGTACAGCGTTCCGGTGAACGGCACGCGCCGAACGCCCGCATCGGCGTCCTCGGGGTTGTTCGTGGCGTCCATCCATTCCGTTCGATCCGGGTCGCCGTGCTCGGCCCAATTGCTGATGGTGACCTTGATGGGATCCAGCACGCACATGCGCCGCGGCGCCCGTTCATTGAGGTCGTCCCGGACCGCGTTCTCCAGCCGGCCGATGTCGATCAGGGCGTTGAACTTGGTGACGCCGCCCTCTTCGCAGAACCGCCGGATCGACCGTGGCGTCACGCCGCGACGGCGCATGCCGCTGATGGTGGGCATGCGCGGATCGTCCCAGCCCGCCACGTGGCCCTGCTCGACCAGCTCGCGCAGGCGTCGCTTGCTGGTCACGGTGTAGCTGGGGCTCCACCGGGCGAATTCGATCTGCCGCGGGTGGGCGATGGGATGCTCATTGTCCTTATTGATGGCAACGATGAACCAGTCGTAGAGCGGCCGATGGTCCTCGAACTCCAGCGTGCAGATCGAGTGGGTGATGCCCTCGAAGGCGTCCTCGAGCCCGTGGGCCCAGTCGTACATGGGGTAGATGTGCCACGTGCTGCCCGTGCGATGGTGCGGCTTGTTCACCACGCGATACATTACCGGATCGCGCAGGTTAATGTTCGGCGAGGCCATGTCGATCTTGGCACGCAATACCCGCGTGCCATCGGCGAACTCGCCCCGCTTCATCTTCTCGAACAGGTCCAAATTCTCTTCGACCGATCGATCGCGGAACGGGCTGACCTTGCCTGGCTCGGTCAGGGTCCCTCTCGTCTCTCGGATCTGCTCGGCTGACTGCTCGTCGACGTAGGCCAACCCCTTCTCGATGAGGTTGCGGGCCATCTCGTACATGCGATCGAAGTAGTCGCTCGCAAAGACCACGCCGGCGATGCGATCCCCGTCGCTCGCGCCGGGCCAGCGAAAGCCCAGCCAGCGAACATCGTCGACGATGGCGTCGACGTATTCCTGTTCCTCCTTGGCCGGGTTGGTATCGTCGAACCGGAGGTTGCAGGCCCCGCCGTACTTGGCCGCCAGCGAGAAGTTCAGGCAGATGCTCTTGGCGTGCCCGATGTGCAGGTAGCCGTTGGGCTCGGGCGGAAACCGAGTCCGCACCACGCTCGCATCACCGGGCCGGCCGAAGCGCCCCGCCTGCACGTCGGCCTCGATGGCTTCCTCGATGAAGTGCCTGGGCCGAGCGGGCGAATCGGGATGGGACGGCGCGGATTCTGAAGTCATGCCCAAGCCTATGTCCGCCGGGCCGCGCGCTCCGCACCATTGCCCCGGCCGACAGGTGGCGGCCGGAGGGTCAGCCCCGCGTCTCGAAGGCCCGCTTGAGCAGCCCCATATCGATCGCCATCGAGTTCTCCGGGTGGTTCAGCACGACGCCCTTGATCCGCCCCTCGCTCTCGGCCACGGCCTTCTCGACACGCTCGGCCAGCTCGGCCGGCGTGGCCTCGATCATCTTCAGCCCCTCGTGCTGCTGGCAGGCCCGCACGGCCATGGCGGCATCGCTGAACGCCCAGAGCCAGAGATGCTCGCCCTCCTTCACGAAGGCAAAGCCCTGGTCCTTCACGCCCACGTAGATCTTCTCCAGCCCGGCGATGATCTCGTGGACCATGAAGAACGCCGCGGGGTGCTTGGAGTTACGGGCATGGTCGATCGCACAGTGGATCGCTCCGGCCGGGAGCACGCCCCGCTCCTGGCGATAGAACGCGCACAGGTCGGGCAGGCGATGCCCGAACCCGCCCGACTTGCCCGGCACGGGATTTACGATGAAGCCGTCGATCCGGCCGCGAAGTCCGCACATATACGCCAAAGCCGCGGGGGGCGGCATGCTGACGCACGCCAGATCGTGCTCGGCGACCACGTCTTTCGCCCGCTCCACCGAAGAGAACACGGGAAGCAGGGCGCGATCACCATCCTGGAACATCTGGACCTGGATGTCCGGCCGATCGTCCTGCGTGGCCTTGCGGGCATCCTCCTCGGTCGTCAGCAAGACCCAGCCCGGCAGATTGCAGAACAGGTGCCAGAATTCCCGCTCGGCCGCCTCGTCCTTCGGGTTCTCGACCAGGGAATCGATCAATGCCTGCAGCCGCTGGTCGTCAACCGCCGGGGATCCTGCCTTCGCCTCTTCGCCACGCATGGGGTGACCTCCTTGCTGCGGGCAACCTAGGCGCGCCCAGACCATTGACACCAAGCTATCCCTCGGCCACCACCGACGCCATGGCCATCTGGCCCGTATGCGTCAGCGAGAGGTGCCACCACTTGACACCCATCGCCGATGACATTTCCTTCGCCCGACCGTGCAGTACGATCGACGGCCGACCGCTGGCGGCTCGCACCACTTCGATGTCTTTCCAGCCGGCGCCCTCCGCCCAGCCCGTGCCCAGGGCCTTGAACACGGCTTCCTTGGCCGCAAACCGAGCAGCCAGCCGCTCGTACCGCCGCGGGCCATCGCTGGCGTACGCACGCTCTGCCTCGGTAAACACCCGTTCGAGGAATCGATCGCCGAATCGCTCCACCGACCGACGCACACGCTGCACCTCGGTCAGGTCGACGCCGTGGCCCAGGATCATGCCGTCGAGGCCTTGGGCTTCTTGTCGGCCTTCTTCGTGTCGGATTTCTTCTCTGTCTTCTTGTCGGGTTTGGTGTCGCTCTTGGCGTCAGGCTTCGAATCCGCCTTGCTCTCGGGCTTGTCGGCGCTCTGCGCCTTCTTGTAGCTCTCGCTGCGGTAATCGGTCTGATAGAACCCCGAACCCTTGAAGAGCAGCGCGGCGCCGGTGCCGATCAGCCGCTCGAGCTTGCGCTTGCCACACTTGGGGCAGGTTCGCTTGGGGCTCTCGCTCATGCTCTGAAAGAGCTCGAACTCGTGCTCGCAAGCGTTGCAGCGATAGTCATACGTTGGCATGGTCTGGCTCTCGAAGGATTACTCTTCGCCCGGCGTCACGGCCACCTTGGCCGGCCGGAGCACGCGGTCGCCCATCGCGTAGCCGGCCTGGAACACCTGGGACACGCAGCCCGGGCCCACGCCCTCGGCCGCCTGCTGCATCACGGCCTCGTGATGCCCGGGGTTGAACTCGTCGCCCACCGCCGGCTGGATAGGCAGCACCCCGTGGCGGGCCATCGCCTTCATCGCCTCGGCCCGGATGGTCTCGATGGCCTTGAAGAGCTGCTCGACCGTCATGCTGGACGGATCCTGCGACAGCGCGAGATCGAAGCTGTCCAGCGCACCGAGCATCGATTCGCACACATCGCGCACGCCGCGAGACCGAGCCTCGATCTCGTTGCCCGACGCACGGCGCTGGAAATTCTGGAAGTCCGCCAGCGAGTGCTTCCAACGGCTCTCCATCTCGGCCAGATCGCTGGACAACTTCTCGAAGAACGCGTGCGCATCGTCGGCATCCAGGTTCCCCGATTCATCGCGGATGATGTCGTCGAAGCTGGCCGGCGGGCCATCATTGTCCTGATCGCGATCAACTGTCTCGTGTTCGGCCATCGCTTACTTCCCTCGCACTCAGAACAGGTCCCGGATCTTCTTGAGGAAGCCGTGGCTCTCGGGCATCACGCTCTGGTCTTCGGTCTCGGCAAACTCGCGAAGAAGCTTCTCCTGCTTCTCGCTGAGCTTCTTGGGAATCTCGACGCGCGTCACCAGCACCAGGTCTCCCCGCCGCCCGCTGCGCAGGTTTGGCAGTCCCTCGCCGTGCAGGCGGAACAGCGTGCCGTGCTGGGTCGCCTTGGGCACGGTCTGCTTCACCTTGCCGGTAAGCGTTGGCACGTCCATCTCGGTGCCCAGCGCCGCTTGCGTGAAGCCAATGGGCAACTCCATCAACAGGTGATCGCCGTCACGCTTGAACATGTCGTGCTCGTCGACGCGCACCACGACGTGCAGATCACCCCGCACGCCCGCGCCGCTGGGCGAAGCCTCGGGCGGTGGCGGCTCGCCCTCGCCCTGCACGCGCACGGCCTGGCCCTCATGGATGCCCGCGGGAATGCGAACGCTCAGCACGCGCTTGCGCGGCACCCGACCCTTGCCCTTGCAAGTCGGGCAGTGCTCCTTGATGATCGTGCCCCGACCCCGGCAACTCGGGCAGGCCGTCACCATGCGGAACATGCCGCCCATGCCCGCCTGCTGCACCTTACCCTGCCCCTCGCACGTCGGGCATGTCTGCGGATCGCTGCCGAGCTTGGCGCCGCTGCCGGTGCACGTGTCGCACACGTCGAGCCGCGTGAACTCGACGTCGCGCTCGGTGCCGGTCAGCACGTCCTTCAGTTCGATCTCGACCTCGGTCTCGAGGTCGTACCCTCGCGCCACGCGCTGGCGACCACCCCGACCGCCGCCCATGCCGCCGAACCCGCCGCCGCCGAAGATGTCGCTGAACATCGAGAAGATGTCCTCGACGTTCATGTGGCTGAAGTCGTGCGACGCCCCACCCTGCCCGCGCAGGCCCTCGTGCCCGTACTGGTCGTAGCGGGCCTTCTTGCTGGCGTCGCCGAGCACTTCGTACGCCTCGGCCGCTTCCTTGAACTTCGTCTCCGCCTCGGCATCGTCCGGGTTGCGATCCGGATGATACTTCAGCGCCAGCCGGCGATAGGCCCGCTTGATGTCGTCCTCCGACGCATCACGCTCGAGGCCGAGAATCTCGTAGTAGTCGCGGGTGGTGGGCATGCGTTCTTTCGAGGCGAAGGTTGAAGCGAAAGGCGCGGAGCCCGTGCTGCCGCGCCTCGAAGAGCATCGTCTCTCTTACGAAACCGCCCCCACCACCGGCTCGGCCTCATCCTTCAACTCGGTCACCAGCACATCAGTGGTCAGCATCAACCCCGCCACCGACGCCGCGTTCACCAGCGCCGTGCGGGGCACGAGCGCCGCGTCGATGATGCCGGCCTTCACCAGGTCAAGGTACTCGCCGGTCGCCGCGTCGAAGCCCTCGTTGGCCTTGCTCTCGCGCACGTTCTCGACGACGAGGTCGCCGTCGTAGCCGGCGTTCTCGGCGATCTGCCGCACGCAGCTTTCCACCGCGTCGTAGACGATGTCGTAGCCGATCTGCTCGTCGCCCTTAGCCTTCTTGCGGGCCGCCTCGATGGCGTCCTGCGTCCGCAGCAGCGCGACGCCGCCGCCAGCGACATAGCCCTCCTTGGCCGCCGCGCGCGTCGCCGCCAGCGCGTCCTCGACGAGGTCCTTGCGCTGCTTCATCTCCGCCTCGCTCGAGCCGCCGACGTGGATGATGCACACGCCGCCGGTCAGCTTGGCATGCCGCTCCATCAGCTTCTCGCGGTCGTACTCGCTGGTCGAGGCCTCGTGCTGAGCCTTGATCTGCTCGGCCCGGGCGGTGATGTCCTTCTTCTTGCCCGCGCCCTCGATGATGGTCGTCTCGTCCTTGGTGATGACGACCTTCTTGGCCTTGCCAAGCTCGGTCAGCTCGATCGACTCGAGGCTGCGGCCCAGGTCCTCGGCGAAGAACGTGCCGCCGGTGAGGATGCCGATGTCCTGCAGCATCGCCTTGCGACGGTCGCCGAATCCGGGCGCCTTGACAGCCGCGATCTTCAGCGAACCGCGCAGGCGGTTGATCACCAGCGTCGCCAGCGCCTCGTTCTCCATGTCCTCGGCGATGATCAGCAGCGGCTTGCCGGCCGACACGGCCTTGTTCAGGAGCGGCAGCAGATCGGTCAGGTTGGCGATCTTCTTCTCATGGATGAGGATCAGGCAGTCCTCGAGCACGCACTCGCCGCTCTTGGGATCGGTCATGAAGTAGGGCGACATGTAGCCCTTGTCGAACTGCATGCCCTCGACGAACTCCAGCTCGGTCTCGTTGCCGCGGCCTTCCTCGACCTCGACCACGCCCTCGGCCCCGACCTTGTTGATGGCCTCGGCGATGAGCTCGCCCACCGACGCGTCGTGGTTGGCCGACACGGTGGCCACCTTGCGGTAATCGTCCTTGCCCTTGCACTTAACGGCGAAGCCCTCGATGGCCGTGCTGGCCGCCTGGGCGGCGCCGTTCACGCCACGCTGCACCTGCACGGCGTTGGCGCCCGCCGCAATGTGCTTGAGGCCAGCGGTGAAGATGGCCTGGGCCAGCACCGTCGCGGTGGTCGTGCCGTCGCCGGCCTTGTCGTTGGTCTTCTTGGCCACCTGGTGCACCATCTTGGCGCCCATCGACGCAAACGGCTCGTGGAGCTCGATCTCACGAGCCACGCTCACGCCGTCCTTGGTCACCTGCGGGTTGCCAAAACTCTTCTGGATCACGACGTTCCGGCCAGCCGGCCCCATCGTGCACTTGACGGCGTCGGCCAGACGATCGACGCCCTGCTTCATCTCGAGCAGAGCATCGTTCTCGAACATGACTTGCTTGTGGGACACGTGTGCGCTCCTCCGGCCGGGCCGGTCAGTTTCGTTTCGAAGTCAGAAGGGGCCGCGGTTCGGACTCAGCCGTCCAGGATGCCGAGCAACTCGCTCTCGCGCAGGATCAGGTGCTCATCGCCCTTCACCTCCACCTCGGTGCCGGCGTACTTGCCGAACACCACGGTGTCGCCCTTCTTCACGGTGGGCTTGGCCCGCTCGCCGTTGTCCAGGCGGCGGCCGGGCCCAACAGCGATGACCTTGCCGGTCATGGGCCGCTCCTTGCTCGTTTCGGGCAAAAAGATACCCGACTGGGTCTTGGTCTCCTGGGCCGAGGGGCGAACGACGATTCTGTCATCGAGGGGTTTGACGTTCATTGTGTGTTCTCCGAGGCGGTCGTGGCCGCAATAGTGTCTTACCAGCGTCTTTCGAGTCTGCTGGCGAGGTTCAATCCCAAGCCATACTGCCTGCTTGCAGTACCCAAAAGCTTCCTTATCTCGTACGCCAGGACCTGAGCTGCATCGAAAGGACCATCTCCACTTGCTCTCAATGTCCGGCCTTCAACATCAACGATCATCCACCAATCGGCCTGACTTCCCATGTAGCTGTCATGCTGGTCCTTTTGCCGACGCTCGTATCGCAACTCAAACCGACGATCGCCAACCTCGATCCACAGGGGCCATGTCGACTTGGGTGAAGCGATCTCCATGACCGCTTAGAACCCCATCCCACCCATTCCAGGCATGCCACCCATGCCCATGCCGCCCATACCACCCATGCCGCCCATCGCGTCCATGTCCGGGGCCCCGCCGGCGCTGTCGTCGCCGCCGGGCTTCTCGGTGATCAGGCAGTCGGCCGCCAGCAGCACGCTCGCGACGCTCGCGGCGTTCTGGAGCGCCGAGCGGTCGACCTTCGCGGGGGTCATCACGCCGGCCTTCACCAGGTCCTCGTAGGTGTCGGTCAGGGCGTTGTAGCCGAAATTGGTCTTGGGATCGCTCTCGATCTTCTCCTGGATCTTGGCGACCACGACCGAGCCCTTCACGCCCGCGTTGTCGGCGATGGTCTTGGTCGGCACGGTCAGCGCGTCGCGCACCATGTGCATGCCCGAAGC
This window of the Phycisphaerales bacterium genome carries:
- the dnaJ gene encoding molecular chaperone DnaJ — its product is MPTTRDYYEILGLERDASEDDIKRAYRRLALKYHPDRNPDDAEAETKFKEAAEAYEVLGDASKKARYDQYGHEGLRGQGGASHDFSHMNVEDIFSMFSDIFGGGGFGGMGGGRGGRQRVARGYDLETEVEIELKDVLTGTERDVEFTRLDVCDTCTGSGAKLGSDPQTCPTCEGQGKVQQAGMGGMFRMVTACPSCRGRGTIIKEHCPTCKGKGRVPRKRVLSVRIPAGIHEGQAVRVQGEGEPPPPEASPSGAGVRGDLHVVVRVDEHDMFKRDGDHLLMELPIGFTQAALGTEMDVPTLTGKVKQTVPKATQHGTLFRLHGEGLPNLRSGRRGDLVLVTRVEIPKKLSEKQEKLLREFAETEDQSVMPESHGFLKKIRDLF
- the groL gene encoding chaperonin GroEL (60 kDa chaperone family; promotes refolding of misfolded polypeptides especially under stressful conditions; forms two stacked rings of heptamers to form a barrel-shaped 14mer; ends can be capped by GroES; misfolded proteins enter the barrel where they are refolded when GroES binds), yielding MSHKQVMFENDALLEMKQGVDRLADAVKCTMGPAGRNVVIQKSFGNPQVTKDGVSVAREIELHEPFASMGAKMVHQVAKKTNDKAGDGTTTATVLAQAIFTAGLKHIAAGANAVQVQRGVNGAAQAASTAIEGFAVKCKGKDDYRKVATVSANHDASVGELIAEAINKVGAEGVVEVEEGRGNETELEFVEGMQFDKGYMSPYFMTDPKSGECVLEDCLILIHEKKIANLTDLLPLLNKAVSAGKPLLIIAEDMENEALATLVINRLRGSLKIAAVKAPGFGDRRKAMLQDIGILTGGTFFAEDLGRSLESIELTELGKAKKVVITKDETTIIEGAGKKKDITARAEQIKAQHEASTSEYDREKLMERHAKLTGGVCIIHVGGSSEAEMKQRKDLVEDALAATRAAAKEGYVAGGGVALLRTQDAIEAARKKAKGDEQIGYDIVYDAVESCVRQIAENAGYDGDLVVENVRESKANEGFDAATGEYLDLVKAGIIDAALVPRTALVNAASVAGLMLTTDVLVTELKDEAEPVVGAVS
- a CDS encoding co-chaperone GroES, producing the protein MNVKPLDDRIVVRPSAQETKTQSGIFLPETSKERPMTGKVIAVGPGRRLDNGERAKPTVKKGDTVVFGKYAGTEVEVKGDEHLILRESELLGILDG